The proteins below are encoded in one region of Elusimicrobiota bacterium:
- a CDS encoding CHC2 zinc finger domain-containing protein has product MESIRSRVDIVELVKDYVPQLARAGRSFKARCPFHQERTPSFIVTPERQTFHCFGCGAGGDVFAFLMKMESLSFTEAAEKLAGRAGVKIVKSEEALGPAEQERLKIREL; this is encoded by the coding sequence TTGGAAAGCATCCGCTCCCGCGTAGACATCGTCGAGCTGGTCAAGGACTACGTCCCGCAGCTGGCGCGTGCGGGGCGCAGCTTCAAGGCCCGCTGCCCGTTCCATCAGGAGCGCACCCCCTCGTTCATCGTGACGCCCGAACGGCAGACCTTCCACTGCTTCGGCTGCGGCGCCGGCGGCGACGTGTTCGCCTTCCTGATGAAGATGGAGTCCCTGAGCTTCACCGAGGCGGCGGAGAAGCTCGCGGGGCGCGCCGGCGTGAAGATCGTCAAGAGCGAGGAGGCCCTGGGCCCGGCCGAGCAGGAGCGCCTGAAGATCAGGGAGCTC
- the rpsU gene encoding 30S ribosomal protein S21 — protein MVFVKLRQGEAVEEALRRFKRECERNGILREIKRRQHYVSPSVKRKLKAAEARRKMSRARRRRRST, from the coding sequence ATGGTTTTCGTCAAACTGCGTCAGGGTGAGGCCGTCGAGGAAGCCCTCCGGCGTTTCAAACGCGAATGCGAGCGCAACGGCATCCTGCGGGAGATCAAGAGGCGCCAGCACTACGTCTCCCCCAGCGTCAAGCGCAAGCTCAAGGCCGCTGAAGCGCGCCGTAAGATGAGCCGTGCCCGGCGCCGGCGCCGCAGCACCTGA